TGTAGTTGAGTTCTCATCCGCTTCTTTCTGGAGCGCTCTGAATCGATACGAAGCGACGAATCGCTGAAACGCTTACTCCGTATGCTTTCCGTAAGTTTCGATTACTAAGTGACAATTTACATTTCGCTGGTTTTAGGTTCGTAAAGACCGTTAAGAAGCCGAGACCCTAACCCCGCGATAGTGCTACCGATCCATAACGCTATCTATCCGTCCTAGAAAATGACAAAAGCTAAATCGCGTTTTGCAGAAACCTTACGCTGTATGCTTTCCGTAAGTTTCGATTACTAAACGAGAATTTACATTTCGACTACCTTCTCTTACGTTCTGGCGGCGATCGCATGATCTCGATAAAACAAGGCCATTTAGTTCGGAATTTATCCCCTTCTTACGCGCTCTGAAAAAATGACAAAAGCTAAATCGCGTTTTACGCAAACCTTACGCTGTATGCTTTACGTAGACTTTTTGGATAAATGACAATTTACATTTAGACCATTACGCAACGCCTGCGAACGGAGCGATCGCCGCGCTCCAGACACGCCCGTTTACGCTCTTAACGTCCCGAAGCTACCTATACCGACATCGACCATTACGCAACGCCTGCGAACGGAGTGAGCGCCGCGCTCACTATATCGGGGTGTTACCGTTTTTGTGTACTTAGATTATACTTAGATAATGAATACTATTAGTTAAAAGTAGCTAAAACGCTTACTGTGTATGCTTTTCGTAGAACGGTAACTTTAATTTATCATTTTTTCTACATTATTTTACCCTAATTATTTTAAGACCAAACTATCAGTTATTGTTCCGGTTAATGCTATAATGAGTATATCAACAATCAGAGGATTAACTAAAATGATTAAATCGAAATTTTGCGAATACATTCTAGGCGTAGACCCAGGTAAAGCAGGCGCACTCGTCATATTAGACCTTAACGGAAATTTCGTAGATTTACAGGATTTTCCGGTAGACGCTACGAGTGAGTTCGCTAGTCAGCCTCATAGCGGAAAAATCAATACTTTCCTTGACCCGATTCGTGATAAATCGATCGCCTTTATAGAGAAAGTAGGCGCTATGCCTGGTGATGGTCGGTCTACGCTTTGGTCATTCGCCGAAAATTACGGTTACTGGATCGGTACACTTCACGCTAATGGGATACCCTGCTTCGGTGTTCGCCCGCAGATTTGGAAGTCGAATTACGGATTACTTAAGACCGATAAGAAAGCGTCTATCGCTAAGGCTAAGGAAATATTCCCCGACCATTGGCAGTTGCTAAAGCGCCAGAAAGACCATGGGAGAGCCGAAGCGATGCTCATCGCCTATTACGGTATCCGCCACTCTGAGCCTTTCATAAGAGCTTACGATGAGGTCGCTTCGCGGCATAGCGCACAGTAGGCGCTATTACCGCCTACGGAACGATTTTTTTCACGTTAACCCGTGAGTAACCCGTAGCGTACCGTAGGCGATAACAACGGAACGATACACAGTAAACCGATAAGAATATTAAACGGAGCGGACATGAAAAGAGAATCTAGAGACGGTAAACGGTACTACAGGGTAGACGAGGCGATCGCCTACCCATCGGTAACGACGTTGTTGCACGCAACTAAAGAGGATAACGCTGGAATATCAGCATGGCGAGAGCGGGTAGGCGTTGAAGAAGCCGAACGTATTTTTAAGGAAGCAGGCGAACGCGGTACGTTGATACACGAGGCGATAGAGCGTTACTTAATCTCAGGCGAGGCTTGTGCTAATTTCGAGATATTCCCCTGGTTCGCATCATTCCTGCCGTTTATATCGCGTGTAGAGGGCGTTATAGCAATCGAACAAGCGTTATGGCATCCTGATGGTTTCGCGGGGACTTGCGACTTAATCGCTTCGCTGGATGATGGTAAAAATTGGCTTATCGACTGGAAGTCGTCGCGTAGACCTAAAAAACGAGAATGGATAGACGACTACGTTCTCCAAGTCAGCGCTTACTTAAGGGCTATCGAGTATCATTGGGGATACTTAAACGTTTGCGGGGCGCAAGTCGTCATCGGTTCCCCAGAAGGAGCGCAAGTTTTCGAGTTTAGTCGTGACGAGCTAATCGAGCATTACTACCCAGAGTTTAAGAAGCGGATAGAGTTATTCAAGCTAACGATCGCCGCCTAACGTTAGCGCCCGTTTACGATGCCAGCGCTGACGTTAGCGCCCGGAACCGCAACGCCACCGACGCACGTTACCGGGCGCTACATACTCTTAGGTTGAGATCGGCTACCGCAATTAGTGCATATGTAGCGCTGCTTTCCATATTGCGTGTGACCGTTCTTTCTTACCGCTTCGAGTCCGCAAGACGAACATATAAGCCCAGGGATGATAACGCTATCGTTTCGTTTCTTATCGTTGCGATCGCCATCGATAGCGCCGCGCCCGCCGCGAGTCTTAGACGAGCGCTGTAACCAATCGATTAAGATATCCCTACACATAACTGCGAGGTGAAGCCCCTCTTCTTCCGCTTTGGCGCGTAACTGCTCGTATGTTGACTTAGTTAGAGTAAGCTTTACCGTCCGCTTCTCTTCATCGCTGGGCAAGAATCGCCCAAATTTATCCCTATCCATACTTACCGCTATTACCGTTAGTATCCCATTGGTTACTATGGTAACGCTAAAAGTTATTTAATTTTTATTTTCGTTAGCGCTCGGTTCCGTTTACGCCCGGTTAGTTTTTTATCGTTATTTTTTAGATTCTAATTAATTCCGTTTACGTTAGCTGCGTCCGTTTACGTTAGCTGCGTCCGTTTACGTTAGCTGCGTCCGTTTGCGCTCGGAACCGAGCGTTAACGCTATCGCTACGAGCGCAAACGGAACCGAGCGATAGCACCAGCGCTCGGAACGTTAGAAGAGCGATAACTGCTCAACGCGGTCGGGGTCTATCTTTGATGCGATATCCTTTAGCTCACGTTTTATTCCCTTAAAGCGTTTGTCTTTCGCCAACGTTAAAAAATAATCACGCAAGCGGTGATACCCTCTTAGCATGTCCGCGTTGACTTCGCTTTCGCACTTCGCAGTTAGCGCCAATGAAGCAATCGCCATATAAAATGCTTTTTTATCCCCTTCTTCCTCCGCTTTGATTAAGCGGCGATAAGTCCCCTGGTCATAATCATGGAGTGCGGCGATCGCTTTTTTCGCGTGGCTCTCGTATGCGCTTAAGTTTCCGGTGCGGGCGGTAGCGTTAATCATCGTTTTGTCCCTCGTCAATAAAAGCCATCCAATCGATCCAATAACGCGCCGATTCCGGTACTTTAGTTTTCCCAGTGACCAGCAAATGTACCGTTAGCAAATTAGCTTTAAGAATCGCCCGCGCTTCTTTTATTTCCGCTTCAGTCCCTGTTAGCGGTAGCTTATCGATGAAGTTTTTAACTTCTTCTATCTCAAGCGGAGTAAGGTCTGTAATCATCGTTTGTCTCCGTTTTCGTTCGTATCGTTTACTTTCGTTCTAGCGCCCCGTCATGGGGCGCTCGTAGGTGCTAAGGGACTACGTGAAGGAAACCAT
This portion of the Roseofilum capinflatum BLCC-M114 genome encodes:
- a CDS encoding IS1/IS1595 family N-terminal zinc-binding domain-containing protein, translated to MDRDKFGRFLPSDEEKRTVKLTLTKSTYEQLRAKAEEEGLHLAVMCRDILIDWLQRSSKTRGGRGAIDGDRNDKKRNDSVIIPGLICSSCGLEAVRKNGHTQYGKQRYICTNCGSRSQPKSM